From Vibrio aerogenes, a single genomic window includes:
- a CDS encoding AAA family ATPase: MISINQVQALLRAQINLNNLTLSESEIIESAQRIRDVIAGEMEYPDWDTRDEIIATIQFEIAKTSNNESFIASMTDELISLAKKAERCGWFVGAMYGKDDQLPRFLDEGIWQNGYEDKYLDLVRSMAVGDRIAIKSAYTKKRNLPFDNQGHFVSVMAIKAIGTIVRNMNDGQTVEVEWDKAFSEPREWYFYTGRSTIWKVDDHHWMSEALLDFTFDNRPQDYKRFCEAPYWKERFSQNIKQDTRFKWTRFYEAFASALRQHQDNRTKLTQFVTKLAEEFELSYIHGKNLKDICPFTVMGIFNRGMTEQNRKAIAETLALFLGVDESLPESFEGIPVLNNQKSWFFAGEHERQDTDIDHLWSLFSVAQDFSDEPNDEKQQLFIDFYNNVSAQKGVGWNLSMGLYWIRPWHYLPLDAQSRSYFASLGLKLDRNGAKGRCSGADYLKAMEDLDARFNEEKFPVNSFPEFSLKAWQIPVKPEVKPDSWKALILERIKALCCEQNSETFTREQFHHRYLPELKSLFPENNSPDMTIDRQMQILRDEHIVGFLERGQYEWYGFEEESEPSAKPEAFDKYSVDEVIQDGCFLGKREITALVKRLRDKKNLILQGAPGTGKTWLAKRLAFALIGEKRENHVTAVQFHPNLSYEDFIRGWRPTGDGQLSLCDGPFLDVVKQAKEEPQQTFVIVIEEINRGNPAQIFGEMLTLLEADKRTPNEALSLSYSKDGEEKIFIPGNLYVIGTMNIADRSLALVDLALRRRFAFINLTPALGDTWRRWVMKENNIDESFLRQIESRLIALNQQISDDPKLGKQFQIGHSYVTPSFHNTIEDPNQWFKDVVETEIYPLLEEYWFDSMTDAKNARKALLEGL, from the coding sequence GTGATAAGTATAAATCAGGTTCAGGCATTGCTCAGAGCTCAAATCAATTTAAACAATCTGACTTTGAGTGAAAGTGAAATTATTGAAAGCGCCCAGAGAATACGGGACGTTATTGCCGGGGAAATGGAGTATCCCGATTGGGATACAAGAGATGAGATCATCGCAACTATTCAATTTGAAATCGCGAAAACAAGCAATAATGAATCCTTTATTGCATCAATGACTGATGAATTAATCTCATTGGCAAAAAAAGCTGAACGTTGTGGATGGTTTGTTGGTGCTATGTATGGAAAAGATGATCAGCTTCCCCGGTTTCTTGATGAAGGGATTTGGCAGAATGGTTATGAGGATAAGTATCTCGATTTAGTGCGCTCTATGGCCGTTGGAGACCGGATAGCCATAAAGTCTGCTTATACGAAAAAACGTAATTTACCTTTTGATAATCAAGGGCATTTTGTTTCTGTGATGGCGATTAAAGCTATTGGAACGATTGTCAGAAATATGAATGATGGGCAGACGGTTGAAGTTGAATGGGACAAAGCTTTCTCAGAACCACGTGAATGGTATTTTTACACGGGTAGAAGCACCATCTGGAAAGTCGATGATCATCATTGGATGAGCGAAGCGCTACTTGATTTTACTTTTGACAATAGGCCTCAGGATTATAAACGGTTTTGTGAAGCACCCTATTGGAAAGAGCGTTTTAGTCAGAATATTAAACAAGATACCCGCTTTAAATGGACTCGTTTTTATGAGGCCTTTGCATCAGCTTTACGCCAACATCAGGATAATCGTACGAAACTGACTCAATTTGTGACTAAACTTGCTGAAGAATTTGAACTGTCTTATATCCATGGAAAAAATCTAAAGGATATTTGTCCGTTTACCGTGATGGGAATTTTTAACCGGGGGATGACTGAGCAAAACCGGAAGGCAATTGCGGAAACGTTGGCCTTGTTTCTCGGGGTTGATGAATCATTGCCAGAATCCTTTGAGGGGATTCCTGTGCTGAATAATCAGAAATCATGGTTCTTTGCTGGTGAGCATGAGCGGCAAGATACTGATATTGATCATTTATGGTCTTTGTTTTCGGTTGCTCAGGACTTTTCAGATGAGCCCAATGATGAGAAGCAGCAATTATTTATCGACTTTTACAATAATGTCTCTGCTCAAAAAGGGGTTGGCTGGAACCTGTCGATGGGGCTTTACTGGATCCGGCCATGGCATTATTTACCTTTAGATGCGCAATCACGATCTTACTTTGCGTCGCTTGGTTTGAAGCTTGACAGAAATGGAGCAAAAGGAAGGTGTTCCGGTGCCGATTATCTGAAAGCCATGGAAGACTTAGACGCCAGATTTAATGAAGAAAAATTCCCAGTAAACAGTTTTCCTGAATTTTCTTTGAAAGCATGGCAAATACCTGTGAAACCAGAGGTGAAACCAGATAGCTGGAAGGCTTTGATTCTGGAGCGCATTAAAGCGTTATGTTGTGAACAGAACTCAGAAACATTTACCCGTGAACAATTTCATCACCGTTACCTTCCTGAATTAAAATCGCTTTTTCCTGAGAATAATTCACCAGATATGACGATAGATCGGCAGATGCAAATTCTGCGTGATGAACATATCGTTGGCTTTCTTGAAAGAGGGCAATATGAATGGTATGGATTTGAAGAAGAATCTGAACCATCAGCTAAACCAGAAGCTTTTGATAAATATTCCGTGGATGAAGTGATTCAGGATGGATGTTTTCTGGGTAAAAGAGAGATTACCGCACTTGTAAAACGTCTCAGGGATAAAAAGAATCTGATTTTGCAAGGAGCGCCGGGAACGGGTAAGACTTGGCTGGCGAAAAGACTTGCTTTCGCATTAATCGGTGAAAAACGAGAGAATCATGTAACAGCGGTGCAGTTTCATCCGAATTTATCATATGAAGATTTCATTCGCGGTTGGCGTCCGACAGGTGATGGTCAGTTATCTTTATGTGATGGGCCGTTTCTTGACGTTGTAAAACAAGCGAAAGAAGAGCCTCAGCAGACTTTTGTCATTGTGATTGAAGAGATTAACCGAGGAAATCCAGCTCAAATCTTTGGTGAAATGCTGACATTGCTCGAAGCCGATAAACGAACACCGAATGAGGCTCTGTCACTGAGTTATTCCAAAGATGGCGAAGAAAAGATTTTTATTCCCGGAAATCTTTATGTGATTGGCACCATGAATATTGCTGATCGCTCTCTGGCATTGGTGGATTTAGCTTTGCGGCGACGGTTTGCATTTATCAATCTGACACCTGCTCTGGGTGATACCTGGCGGCGCTGGGTGATGAAAGAAAATAATATTGATGAGAGTTTCCTCAGACAAATTGAATCCAGACTGATTGCTTTAAATCAGCAGATATCTGACGATCCGAAGTTAGGGAAACAGTTCCAGATTGGTCACAGTTATGTCACCCCTTCTTTTCACAATACGATCGAAGACCCAAACCAATGGTTTAAAGATGTAGTTGAGACTGAGATTTATCCACTCCTGGAAGAATATTGGTTTGATTCAATGACAGATGCGAAAAATGCAAGAAAAGCATTGTTAGAGGGTTTATGA